A window of the Pseudomonadota bacterium genome harbors these coding sequences:
- a CDS encoding type II and III secretion system protein family protein, which produces MRERLQTILLSLSLMTTLVLVFLTGSARAEQIDGQSTDAVVIEQPSDSLIRVGLPLNKARLVSLPVDARDVLASNAEVADIILKTPRLAYLIGNEIGTTNVLFLNAAGQQIARLDVSVGIDLLELNETLNILIPDESIDVVAVNDNVALTGTVSTPEVAASAEQIALRFVPDDNIVNMLTIRNEQQVLLKVRFAEVNRQAVKEFGFDTNLNLSSGNFLFGLATGVGPSANTFGTLDLFKGGANNNIDTSINALEQNNLVRILAEPSVTAISGEPASVLVGGEFPIPVPGQNNQVTIEFRPFGVTLQFTPVVLSDGRISLRVNAEVSATSQEDAVTIQGFNIPSLVVRRANTSVDLPSGGSLVIAGLLQNDINATIQGLPGLKDIPVLGTLFRSTNFQRDETELVVLVTPFLVRPIEQNEASLPTDGLLPATDLEMYFLGRINAVYADRLPTPTGEEIAGPIGFIVE; this is translated from the coding sequence ATGCGCGAACGTCTCCAAACTATCCTCCTATCCCTATCGTTGATGACAACGCTGGTGTTGGTTTTTTTGACCGGTTCCGCACGTGCCGAGCAAATCGACGGACAATCAACCGACGCGGTGGTCATCGAGCAGCCCAGTGACTCACTGATCCGCGTCGGCTTGCCGCTCAACAAGGCGCGGCTGGTCAGCCTGCCGGTCGATGCGCGCGATGTCTTGGCATCCAACGCTGAAGTCGCCGACATTATCTTGAAAACACCGCGCCTGGCTTATCTGATCGGCAACGAGATCGGCACAACGAACGTCCTGTTCCTGAACGCCGCTGGCCAGCAGATCGCGCGGTTGGATGTTTCGGTCGGTATCGACCTGCTGGAGCTGAACGAGACGCTCAACATTCTCATCCCCGATGAGAGCATCGATGTCGTCGCAGTCAATGACAATGTCGCATTGACGGGGACGGTGTCGACACCTGAAGTGGCCGCCAGTGCGGAACAGATAGCCCTTCGCTTCGTGCCCGACGACAACATCGTCAATATGCTGACCATCCGCAACGAACAGCAAGTTCTGTTGAAGGTGCGCTTCGCCGAGGTCAATCGACAGGCAGTTAAAGAGTTTGGCTTCGACACCAACCTCAACCTCAGCTCAGGCAATTTTCTGTTCGGTTTGGCGACGGGCGTCGGTCCATCCGCCAATACGTTCGGCACCCTTGATCTGTTCAAGGGCGGCGCCAACAATAACATCGACACATCGATCAATGCGCTGGAACAGAATAACTTGGTAAGAATCTTGGCGGAACCCAGCGTGACCGCGATCTCCGGCGAGCCCGCAAGCGTTTTGGTTGGTGGCGAGTTCCCGATTCCGGTGCCCGGGCAAAACAATCAGGTGACCATCGAGTTTCGGCCCTTCGGCGTAACCCTTCAATTCACCCCAGTCGTGTTGAGTGATGGCCGCATTAGCCTACGTGTAAACGCTGAGGTTTCGGCTACCAGTCAGGAGGATGCCGTCACCATTCAGGGATTCAACATCCCCAGTTTGGTCGTGCGACGTGCGAACACGTCGGTTGACTTGCCTTCGGGTGGCAGTTTGGTGATTGCCGGTCTCCTGCAGAACGATATCAACGCGACGATTCAAGGCTTACCGGGTCTGAAAGATATTCCAGTTCTCGGCACGCTTTTCCGAAGCACAAACTTCCAACGCGACGAGACCGAACTCGTGGTCCTGGTTACGCCGTTTCTGGTCCGTCCGATCGAGCAGAACGAAGCATCGCTACCAACCGACGGCTTGTTGCCCGCAACGGATCTGGAAATGTACTTCCTGGGACGTATCAACGCAGTTTACGCGGATCGATTGCCAACGCCGACGGGCGAGGAAATTGCAGGGCCTATCGGCTTCATCGTGGAGTAA